The DNA sequence CACGCTGGCCTCGGGCGGCAGGACCAGCGGCTCGGTGGTCATGAGGCCACCGGCGGTGTGCTCGTCGTAGGCCAGGAGCCGGCGGACGTCCTCGGCCTCCTCGGGCTCCATCCGCTCCAGGAGGTCGCGCGCCTTGTCCGAGGGGAGCTCGGAGACGAGGTCGGCGGCGTCGTCGGGCTCCATCGCGTCGAGGACGTCGGCCGCCCGCTCGACGTCGAGGGCCGAGACGATCGCCACGCGGTCCTCCTCGCCGAGCTCCTCCAGGACGTCGGCGAGCCGCTCGTCGTCGAGCTCGCTGGCCACCTCGAGGCGCCGGACGTCGGGCAGGTCGCGCAGGACGTCGGCGATGTCGGCCGGCTTGAGGCCCTCGAGGGTGGCGAGCAGGGCGGTCGCGCCCTGGGCCCGGCCGCCGGCGAGGCCGGTGACCTCCTCGACGTCGACGACGAACGCCTCGCCCCGGCGCAGCAGCCCCGTGCGGCCCGTGTGGCGGCGGACGAAGAGCTTGGTGATCATCCAGTCACCGGTGCGGCGCTGCTCCAGCGCCACGTCCTCGATGACGGCGGTGCCCGAGCCGTCGCGCAGGGTCACGGTGCGGTCGAGGAGCTCGGCGACGACGAGGGTCTCGGTGGCGCGGCGCTGGAACCGGCGGATGTTGACCAGGCCGGTGGTGATGACGGCCCCGGCGTCGATGCTGGTCACCCGGGTCAGCGGCACGAACACGCGCCGCTTGCTGGCCACCTCGACGACGAGGCCGACGGCGCGCGGGGCACCCTTGAGGCGGATGAGGACGACGACGTCGTGGACCCGCCCCACCTGGTCGCCCAGGGGGTCGAAGACGGCCGTGCCGGCCAGCCGCGCGACGTAGACGCGGCTCGGCGGGTTCGGGCGGGCGGGGGGCGTGCTCACGCCGGTCAGCCTAGTCGTGGCGCCCGGTCGGTGGTCGGGCGAGCGGACCGGGTGGTGGTGGGGCAGGGGGACGGCCGACGGAGTCACTGACTGCGGCGGAGGGCGTGTGACGTACGCGACGCTCGACGGCGGAATGGTTGAAGGCTCATCTAACTTGACTCCTTCGTACCCCTGACCTCTGCTCGAAAGGCTCACCATGGAAATCGGCCTCCTCCTCGTCCGCGTCGTCGTCGGCGCCCTCCTCGTCGGTCACGGCGCCCAGAAGCTCTTCGGCTCCTTCGGTGGCTACGGCGTCGCCGGCACCGGGGGCTGGTTCGAGTCCATCGGCTTCCGGCCCGGCCGGGCGATGGCCGTCGTCGCCGGCCTGTCCGAGCTCGTCGGCGGCCTCCTGCTCGTGCTCGGCCTGCTCACCCCGCTGGCCTCGGCCGCGATCGTCGGCACGATGGTCGTCGCCGCCTCCACCCACGCCGCCAGCGGCCTGTGGAACACCGGCGGCGGCTACGAGCTGCCTCTCGTCCTCGCCGTCGTGGGCGCCACCGTCGCCCTGACCGGCCCCGGCGCGTACTCCCTCGACGCCGTGCTCGGCCTCCAGCTCTCGCCGGTCGTGGGCCTCGGCGCGATCGCGCTCGGCGTCCTCGCCGCCCTGGTGGTCGTCGCCCGTGCCAGGACGGCTGTGCGGTCCGTCCCCGCCGCCGCCTGACCTCGCCGGCGCTCCGACCGGACAGAAGGGTCCGTCCCGTTTCGGGGCGGGCCCTTCGTCGTCGGAGTCGGCCGGCGGGCGGCCCGGAAGGTGGAACGCGTGGCGACGCCCGCGCCAGGGGTGGAAGATCGACCCATGCCGTCCACGCGCAAGCAGACCGACCCCAGGCTCCCCACGCTGCCCACCGGCGTGGAGGTGGCCTCCTTCACGAGCTATCTCGAGGCCCAGCAGGCCGTCGACCGCCTCTCCGACGAGGCCTTCGACGTGCGGGCGGTGACGATCGTGGGAACCGATCTGCGCATGGTCGAGCGGATCACCGGGCGCCTCACCTACGCCCGCGTCGCCGGCGCGGGGGCGATGAGCGGGGCCTGGTTCGGTCTCATGATCGCGCTGGTGTACTGGGTCTTCACCCCCGAGGGCACCTTTCCCGTGGTGGCGGGCGTCCTCATCGGTGTGGCGTTCGGCATCCTGTTCGCGGTGGTGTCCTACGCGTTCACGGGGGGGAAGCGGGACTTCACCTCCGCCAGCCAGGTCGTGGCCGGGCGGTACTCCATCCTGTGCGCGGCCGAGAGCGCGGGGCAGGCCCGTCAGCTCCTGCGCTCCGTCGCGGCCTCGCCGGGGTCGCGTGCGCCGGTGCTCGGGCAGGGCGGTGCGCCCGGGCAGGGGGGTGCGCCCGGGCAGGGCGGTGCGCCCGGTCAGGGCGGGGCGGACGCCGGTCGGCCGGCACCCGACAGCCACGACAACCCCTACGCCGCCCCCGGGACGCCGTGGCGCTCCGGCGGAGCGGCTCCGGAGCGACCGACGGCTCCGGCACCGGAGCGGACCGCGGCGGTGCCCGCCGAGGGCACCGCCCCGACGGCCGACGCCGGCGCGACGGCCGGCGCCGGCGCCGGCAGGACCGCGAGGACCGAGCGTCCGCGCTACGGTCTGCGCCTGGAGGACCTCGAGGGCGCCGGCGACCCCGAGACCCGGCCCGACCGCGACGAGGCCGGCGGCGAGCGGAGGGAGTGAGCATGGGGATCCCCGTCGGGCTGTCGACGTCCTCGGTCTACCCCGCGGGTGTCACCGAGACCTTCGCCCTGGCCAAGGAGCTCGGTTACGACGGCGTGGAGGTCATGGTCCTGCGCGACCCCCACAGCCAGGACGAGGTCAAGCTCCGTGAGCTCATGGACACCTACGAGCTGCCCATCCTCTCCATCCACGCCCCGACCCTCCTGCTCACCCAGGGGGTCTACGGCAAGGACCCGTGGGACAAGGTCGACCGGTCCACCGAGCTCGCCCACGACGTCGGCGCCCACGTCGTCGTCCTCCACCCGCCGTTCCGGTGGCAGCGCGCCTACGCCGAGCACTTCGTCGGTGCGATCGCCGAGCGGGAGCGCCTGGACGACATGCGCCTGGCGGTGGAGAACATGTTCCCCTGGCGGGCGCGGACCAAGAAGCGCGAGCGGGTGATGCAGGCGTACCTGCCGGGCTGGGACCCCCTCGAGCACGACTACACCCACGTCACCCTCGACCTGTCGCACACCGCGACCGCGGGCATGGACGCCGACGCCTCCCTCGCCATGGCCGACGAGCTCGGGCCGAGGCTGGCGCACCTCCACCTCGCCGACGGCACGCCCACGTTCATGGACCAGCACCTCGTGCCCGGCCACGGCGAGCAGCCCTGCGCGGAGGTGCTGCACATGCTCGGCTCCCAGGGCTTCGACGGCAGCGTCGTGGTGGAGGTCAACACGCGCAAGATGTCGCCGGAGGACCGCAGGGCGGCCCTGGCGGAGTCTCTCGCCTTCGGGCGCGAGCACCTCGCCACCGGCGAGAGCCGGCGGGTCGCCGCGCTCGTCGAGGTCCCCGAGGAGGGGTAGGGAGGCTCAGCCGCGGAGCGAGGCCATCCACGCCTCGATCTGCCCGGGCTCGCGGGGGATGGCGGCGGAGAGGTTCTCCACCGTGCCGTCCTCGCGGACGAGCACGTCGTCCTCGATCCGCACGGCGATGCCGCGCAGCTCCTCGGGCACCTTGAGGTCGTCCTCCCGGAAGTACAGGCCCGGCTCGATGGTGAAGACCATGCCCGGGGCGAGCTCGGCGTCGAGGTACATCTCGCGCCGGGCCTGGGCGCAGTCGTGGACGTCGAGCCCGAGGTGGTGGCTCGTGCCGTGCACCATCCAGCGCCGGTGGTACTGGCCCTCCGGCGCCAGCGACTCCTCGGCCGTGCCGGGCAGCATGCCCCACTCGGCGAGGCGGGCGGCCAGGACCTCCATCGCGGCGGCGTGCAGGTCGCGGAAGCGGGCGCCGGGCCGCCCGGCCCGGGCGAACGAGGCGTCGGCCGCCTCGAGGACCGCCTCGTAGACCTTGCGCTGGGCCGGGGTGTAGATCCCGTCCACCGGGAGGGTGCGGGTGATGTCCGCGGTGTAGAGGGAGTCGACCTCCACGCCGGCGTCGACGAGGACGAGCTGCCCCGCGCGCACGGGCCCGTCGTTGCCGATCCAGTGCAGTGTGTTGGCGTGGTTGCCCGCGGCGGCGATCGTCTCGTACCCGACGCCGTTGCCGTTCTCGCGGGCGCGGGCGGCGAAGGTGCCCTCGATGACCCGCTCGCCCCGGTGGTGCGCCACCGCCCGCGGCAGGGCGCGGACGATGTCGTCGAAGCCCTCCGCGGTGGCGGCCACCGCCTCACGGAGCTGGTCGACCTCGTACGGGTCCTTGCGCAGGCGCAGCTCGGACAGGGCGACGGCGAGGTCGGCGTCGGTCCCCTCGGTGACGCTCTGCCCGGCCTGGGCGCGGACCTCGGCCACGACGGCCTCGACGGCGGCGTCGGCCTGCGGGACCACCCGCAGCTGGACCTGGCCGGCGCCGGCGTCCTTGGCCAGCGCGTCGCGCAGGCTGTCGATGTGCTCGGCGCGCAGTCCCGTGCGGGCGGAGACCTCCGCCAGGGAGGGCCGCACCCCGACCCACAGCTCGCCGTAGCGGGAGTCCGCGTAGAACTCCTCGGTGTCGCGGCCCGCGCGGGGACGGAAGTACAGGACGGCCTCGTGGGTGGGTGCGTCGCCGTCGGCCGGCTGACCGTCGGCCGGCTCGCCGTCGGCCGGCTCGTCCAGGGGGTGCAGGACGAGGACGGCGTCCGGCTCCTCGTCGGTGCCCAGCCCGGTGAGGTGGGCGAAGGCCGAGTGCGGCCGGAAGCGGTAGTCGTTGTCGTTGTTGCGGGTGACGAGACCGCCGGCGGGCACGACGAGCCGCTCACCCGGGAAGAGACGGCCGACGGCGGCGCGGCGGGCGGCGGCGTGGTCGGCCGCGGCGGAGCGCTCGGGCAGGAGGTCCGGCCGCGGACCCCAGCCGTCGGCGATGAACTCGCGGAAGGCCTGGCTCGTGGGCCGCTGGGAACGGTTGTCACCGCGCTCGGACAGGGGCTGGGCCTCCGGGCCCGTGGTGGGTGCGGGGGCGTCCTGGCCCCGGTCCGGGGCGGCGGAGTCGCGTCGTTCGTCGGTCATGGCGCCATGATCGCACCGGCGGCCGACACGGTGCGCACCGGGGCGCGCGTGCCTCCGCCGCCGCACGGGGCACCGGTGCCGCACCAGTACCCTTGCCCGTGTGTCCGGGATGCGCATCGACCTCCATGCGCACACCGCCACCTCCGACGGCACGGAGTCGCCCACCGAGCTCATGCATGCCGCCGCCGCGGCCGGGATCGACGTACTCGGCCTGACCGACCACGACACCGTCGGCGGCTGGGTCGAGGCGCAGGACGCCGTCGCCGCCACGGGGGTCGCGCTCGTGCGCGGCACCGAGCTCTCCACGCAGTCCCGCGGGATCTCGGTGCACCTGCTCAGCTATCTCCACGACCCCGACGACGCCGAGCTCGCGGCGGAGATGCTGCGCGCCCGGCACTCGCGGGACGAGCGGGCCCGCGACATGGTCGAGCGGATATCGCGGGACTACCCGATCACCTGGGCCGACGTCGAGGCGCAGGTCGGCGACGGGGCGACGGTGGGCCGGCCGCACATCGCGGACGCCCTGGTCGCCGCCGGCCTGGCGCCGGACCGGTCCAGCTGCTTCGAGACCATCCTGTCGGTACGGGGGCGCTACTACGTGCCCTACCACGCGCCCGACACCGTCGAGGCGGTCGAGATGGTCCGGGCCGCCGGGGGCGTGCCGGTCATGGCGCACCCGCGTGCCGCTGCCCGCGGGCGGGTCGTGACCGACGCCGTCGTGGCGGCGATGGCCGCTGCCGGGCTCGCGGCCCTCGAGATCGACCACCGTGACCACACCGCCGCCGACGTCGAGCACCTCGAGGCCCTCGCGTCACGGCTGGGCCTGGCCCGGACCGGCTCGAGCGACTACCACGGTGCCGGCAAGCCCAACCGCCTGGGGGAGCGCACGACGGCGCCGGCCGTCCTGTCGATGATCGAGAGCGAGGGGTTCCTGCCGGTGGTGCGCCCGTGAGCGACTACATCGACCTGACGTTGATGTCGACGACCTTCTTCACCCTCTTCGTCATCATGGACCCGCCCGGGACCGTGCCCGTCTTCCTGGCTCTCACCTCACGGATGACGGGCGCCCAGCGCCGCGCGGCGGCACGGCAGGCCACGCTGGTGGCCTTCGGCGTGATCCTGACGTTCACCCTCTTCGGCCAGTACATCCTCGGCTTCCTGCACATCTCCGTGCCGGCGCTGCAGCTCTCCGGCGGGCTGCTGCTGCTCCTGGTCGCGATGGAGCTGCTGACGGGTCAGGCGGAGGAGCCGACCCCGTCGGCCTCGGGGGTCAACGTCGCCCTCGTGCCGCTGGGCACCCCGCTGCTCGCCGGGCCCGGCGCGATCGTCGCGGCGATGCTGGCGGTCGAGCAGTCGGACGGCTCGACCGGCGACCGGGTGGCGATCGGTCTCGCGCTGGTCGCCATCCACGTGGTGCTCTGGCTGGCGATGCGCTTCGCGGTGGTGATCCACCGGGTCCTCGGCGAGGGCGGCACGACGCTGGTCACGCGCCTCGCCGGTCTCCTGCTGGCGGCGATCGCCGTCCAGCTCATGGCCGACGCGGTGTTCGCCTTCCTCGACGCCCGGGGCTAGCCGCGAGGGTCGGCCCGAGGGGTCAATGGTTCCCGCACGGCGCGCCCCTCGGCGGGGCGCGCCGTCTTGCCTCAGCCCTGGGTGTCCTCGGCCGGCTGGCCGCCGCGCGTACGACGGCGCGACCTGGACCGGCGCGGACGCTCGGGGTCGCTCTCGGCGGGGCGCTCGGCGTGCGAGCCCCGGCCCCGGCCGCCGTCGTGACCGCGTCCGCCGTCGCGTCCACGGTCGCCCTCGCGGCCCCGGTCGCCCTCGCGCCCGCGTCCCCCGCCGGTGCGGCCGCCGCCGTGGCGCTTGCCCGTCTCGCCGAGGTCCTCGATCTCCTCCGCCGCGAGCCCGGCGCGCGTGCGGGCCGACCGGGGCAGGCGCCCCGTCGTTGCCTCGGGGATCGACAGGTCGGCGTAGAGGTGGGGCGAGGTGTGGTAGGTCTCGATCGGCTCCGCCGCACCCAGGCCCAGCGCCTTGTTGATGAGCGACCAGCGCGGCATGTCGTCCCAGTCGACGAACGTCACGGCTGTGCCGGTGTTGCCCGCGCGGCCGGTCCGGCCGATGCGGTGGAGGTAGATCTTCTCGTCCTCGGGGCACTGGTAGTTCACGACGTGCGTGACGTCGTCGACGTCGATGCCGCGGGCGGCGACGTCGGTCGCGACCAGCACGTCGACCTTCCCGGCGCGGAACGCGCGCAGGGCCTGCTCGCGGGCCCCCTGGCCGAGGTCGCCGTGGATGGCCGCGGAGGCGAACCCGCGCTCGGCGAGGTCGTCGGCCACCTTGGCCGCGGTCCGCTTGGTCCGGGTGAAGACGATCGTCAGGCCCCGCCCGTCGGCCTGGAGGATGCGGGAGAGCACCTCGACCTTGTTGAGGGCGTGCGCGCGGTAGACCACCTGACGGGTGTTCTTCACCGTGGCGCCCTGGTCGTCGGGGTCCTGGGCGCGGATGTGCGTGGGCCGCGACATGTACCGCCGGGCCATGGCCACGACCGCGCCGGGCATGGTCGCGGAGAAGAGCATCGTGTGCCGCGTGGGCGGGGTCTTGGACAGGAGCGTCTCGACGTCGGGCAGGAAGCCCAGGTCGAGCATCTCGTCGGCCTCGTCGAGGACCACGGTCCGCACCCGGGAGAGGTCGAGGATGCGCTGCTTGAGCAGGTCGATGAGGCGGCCCGGCGTGCCGACGACGACCTCGGCGCCACGGCCGAGGGCCTCGATCTGCGGCTCGTAGGCGCGACCGCCGTAGACCTGGACGATCCGGACGCTGCGCCGGCGCGAGGCGGCGGTGAGGTCGTCGGCGACCTGCTTGGCCAGCTCGCGGGTGGGGACGATGACGAGGCCCTGCGGGGCGCCGGCACCCTCGAGGTCGTCCCAGCCGTCCTCGCCCGGGGCGAAGACGCGCTCGAGGAGCGGGATGCCGAACCCGAGGGTCTTGCCGGTGCCGGTCTTGGCCTGGCCGATGATGTCGTGGCCGCTCAGGGCCACGGGCAGGGTCAGCGCCTGGATGGGGAACGGGTGGGTGATGCCGACGTCGCGCAGCGCCCCGACGATCGGCTCGCTCACCCCGAAGTCCGCGAAGGACTTCTCCTCGAGGTGGGCGGTGGCGGTCCCGTCGTCGGTGATGTCGGGCGTGATCTCGTCGGTCACGGGCAGCACGGGGGTCTCGACGACGTCGAGGACGCCGGAGGCGTTGGTTTCGGTCATGTTCAGCTGTCGCCTTGTCGCTCGAGGCGGACGGCCGGCACCGCACCGGCTCTGCCGGGGTGCTGGCTCCACCATGTCGTGGCAGCCGATCGTGATCATGTCGTGCCGCGTCGGCGGCTTCAGGCTCAGGTTTCTACGAGACGACCGGGCAACCGTTTACTTCCCCAGGGTAGCGCGAAGCCGCCCGGTCGTGCTGACCGGGCGGCGTGAGGGTGGTCACCCGGGGCGGCGTGGCCCCCGTCCCCGACCTCAGACGAGGCCGAAGCCCACTCGGCGCTGCTCGGTCGGGCCGAGCTCGACGAAGCCCAGGGCCTCGGCGGGGACGACGACGTGCCGGCCCTTCTCGTCCTCCAGGACCAGGGGTGCGGCGTCCTTGAGCGACGTCCGCACGGCCGCGAGCACCTCGTCCGGGCTCTGCGTGGACTCCAGGCTGATCTCGCGTGCGACGTTCCGGACGCCGATGGTGATCTCCACGGTGCTCCTCCTTCATGCGGGGTCGATGCTGTCGCCCATCGTAGGTGGTGAGACCGACGGCGCCCGCCCGGGCCGGAGGAGGCGGTCCGGGCCACGACCTGGCGTGGCCCGTGTCACGCGCCGGCCACCCGGCGGCGGAGCCGTCGGCCGCCACGGCGGTGAGAGGATGGGTCCGTGCGTCCCGCCCCCGCCACCGTCGCCACCCTGCTCGCCCTCGCGGGCCTGGTCGCGCCGGCCGCCGCCCTCGCGCCGGCCACGGCGGCGGGTCCGGTGGCCACCGCGGTTCTCGTGAGCGCCTCGGCCCGCACGCCCGACCCCGACATCTCCGCCTGGCCGCCCGCCGGCACCGAGCGCTCGGAGCGGGCCCGGGCCGGCCTCACCGCGGACGAGGTCCCCGCGGCCGCCTCCGGGAACCTCGTCACCGTCCCGGGCTCCGCCGAGGCCCCGCGGCCGGCGCAAGGGGTCCGCACGGTCCGGGTGCAGTTCGAGGAGGGCCTCCCGGTGGACGGGACGGCGTTCGCCCAGCTCGTCATGGACGTCCTCAACGACGAGCGGGGCTGGGGCCACGACGGCTCGGTCGCCTTCGCCCGCACCGACGGCGAGGCGGAGATCTCGGTCGTCCTCGCCTCCGGGGCCACCACCGACCAGCTCTGCGTCCCGCTGCGGACCATGGGGGAGTACTCCTGCGGGCGCAACGGACGAGCCGTCCTCAACGCCGAGCGGTGGTCCTCCGGGGCGGAGTCCTTCCTCGCCGCGGGCGCGGACCTCACCGACTACCGCGAGTACCTCGTCAACCACGAGGTCGGCCACCTCCTGGGCCGCCCGCACGTCACCTGCCCCGCGCCGGGCACCGTCGCGCCGGTGATGGTCCAGCAGAGCATCGACCTCGGCGGCTGCCTGCCCAACGGCTGGGACGCCCTGGCCGGGTGAGGTCGGACGCGCCACGTCGGTGCGCGCCGATGTCGGTGGGGTGTGATGGCATCGTGGGCATGGAGACGGCGACCCGCAGCACCGGCCCGCGGCTCGCGCTGCCCGCACCGGCACCCGCCCCGCCGGCCCTCGACGCCCGCCAGGCCGAGGTCGTCGGGTGGGGCGCCGGCGCGGGCAACCTCCTGGTCGTCGGCGCCCCCGGGACCGGCAAGACGACGACGGCGCTCGAGGTGTTCCTCGCTCGGGCGCGCGCCGGGGCCCCGCCGGCGGGCGCCACGGTCGCCGGTGCGCAGGGGCCGCTGCTGCTCGTCCCCACCCGGCGCGGCGCGGCGCGGGTGCGCGACGCCGTCGCGGCCCGGCTGGGGCGCACCACCGGGCAGGTCCTCGTCCGGACCCCCGCCTCCTTCGCCTACTCCGTCCTGCGGCTGCGCGCCGCGCTCCTGCACCAGCCGGCCCCCACCCTGGTCACCGGACCCGAGCAGGACCAGATCCTCGGCGAGCTGCTCGAGGGGCACCGCCTCGGCCTGGGCGCGGCGGTGCGCTGGCCCGCGTCGGTGACGGCCGAGACCCTGGCCCTGCCGGCGTTCCGGGACGAGCTGCGCGACCTGTTCATGCGTGCCGCCGAGCTCGGCCTGGCCCCCGAGGACCTCGCCGAGCGGGGCGAGCGCCACGGCCGACCGGAGTGGGGCGCCGCCGCCGTCCTCCTGGGCGAGTACCAGGAGGTCACGGCGCTGGGGGAGATGACGCCGGATCGCGGGGCCCGCCTGGACGCCGCGCGGATCGTCGACGAGGCGACCGCGGCCCTGCGCGCGTGGGAGCGCGAGGTCCCCGACCACCCGCGTCCCCGGTGGTCCACGGTCGTCGTGGACGACCACCAGGACTCCACCCTCGCCGCCGCCCGGCTGCTGCGGGCACTGGCCGACGACGGCTCACAGCTCGTGCTGCTGGGCGACCCCGACACGGGCGTCCAGGGGTTCCGCGGTGGTACCCCGGCCCTGGTCGGCCTGGCCGAGACCCACGCCGCCATCGGCGGG is a window from the Georgenia muralis genome containing:
- a CDS encoding magnesium transporter MgtE N-terminal domain-containing protein, which gives rise to MSTPPARPNPPSRVYVARLAGTAVFDPLGDQVGRVHDVVVLIRLKGAPRAVGLVVEVASKRRVFVPLTRVTSIDAGAVITTGLVNIRRFQRRATETLVVAELLDRTVTLRDGSGTAVIEDVALEQRRTGDWMITKLFVRRHTGRTGLLRRGEAFVVDVEEVTGLAGGRAQGATALLATLEGLKPADIADVLRDLPDVRRLEVASELDDERLADVLEELGEEDRVAIVSALDVERAADVLDAMEPDDAADLVSELPSDKARDLLERMEPEEAEDVRRLLAYDEHTAGGLMTTEPLVLPPEASVANALAHARRTDVTPALAAMIFVVRPPLETPTGKLLGVVHLQRALREPPHTMLGTMLDKDVEAVLPEDPIGKLTRLLATYNLTALPVVDAGGRLLGAVSVDDVLDHLLPDDWRDAEDEVTDEAMTRTAHG
- a CDS encoding DoxX family protein; this encodes MEIGLLLVRVVVGALLVGHGAQKLFGSFGGYGVAGTGGWFESIGFRPGRAMAVVAGLSELVGGLLLVLGLLTPLASAAIVGTMVVAASTHAASGLWNTGGGYELPLVLAVVGATVALTGPGAYSLDAVLGLQLSPVVGLGAIALGVLAALVVVARARTAVRSVPAAA
- a CDS encoding general stress protein, which translates into the protein MPSTRKQTDPRLPTLPTGVEVASFTSYLEAQQAVDRLSDEAFDVRAVTIVGTDLRMVERITGRLTYARVAGAGAMSGAWFGLMIALVYWVFTPEGTFPVVAGVLIGVAFGILFAVVSYAFTGGKRDFTSASQVVAGRYSILCAAESAGQARQLLRSVAASPGSRAPVLGQGGAPGQGGAPGQGGAPGQGGADAGRPAPDSHDNPYAAPGTPWRSGGAAPERPTAPAPERTAAVPAEGTAPTADAGATAGAGAGRTARTERPRYGLRLEDLEGAGDPETRPDRDEAGGERRE
- a CDS encoding sugar phosphate isomerase/epimerase family protein; translated protein: MGIPVGLSTSSVYPAGVTETFALAKELGYDGVEVMVLRDPHSQDEVKLRELMDTYELPILSIHAPTLLLTQGVYGKDPWDKVDRSTELAHDVGAHVVVLHPPFRWQRAYAEHFVGAIAERERLDDMRLAVENMFPWRARTKKRERVMQAYLPGWDPLEHDYTHVTLDLSHTATAGMDADASLAMADELGPRLAHLHLADGTPTFMDQHLVPGHGEQPCAEVLHMLGSQGFDGSVVVEVNTRKMSPEDRRAALAESLAFGREHLATGESRRVAALVEVPEEG
- a CDS encoding aminopeptidase P family protein, which encodes MTDERRDSAAPDRGQDAPAPTTGPEAQPLSERGDNRSQRPTSQAFREFIADGWGPRPDLLPERSAAADHAAARRAAVGRLFPGERLVVPAGGLVTRNNDNDYRFRPHSAFAHLTGLGTDEEPDAVLVLHPLDEPADGEPADGQPADGDAPTHEAVLYFRPRAGRDTEEFYADSRYGELWVGVRPSLAEVSARTGLRAEHIDSLRDALAKDAGAGQVQLRVVPQADAAVEAVVAEVRAQAGQSVTEGTDADLAVALSELRLRKDPYEVDQLREAVAATAEGFDDIVRALPRAVAHHRGERVIEGTFAARARENGNGVGYETIAAAGNHANTLHWIGNDGPVRAGQLVLVDAGVEVDSLYTADITRTLPVDGIYTPAQRKVYEAVLEAADASFARAGRPGARFRDLHAAAMEVLAARLAEWGMLPGTAEESLAPEGQYHRRWMVHGTSHHLGLDVHDCAQARREMYLDAELAPGMVFTIEPGLYFREDDLKVPEELRGIAVRIEDDVLVREDGTVENLSAAIPREPGQIEAWMASLRG
- a CDS encoding PHP domain-containing protein, yielding MRIDLHAHTATSDGTESPTELMHAAAAAGIDVLGLTDHDTVGGWVEAQDAVAATGVALVRGTELSTQSRGISVHLLSYLHDPDDAELAAEMLRARHSRDERARDMVERISRDYPITWADVEAQVGDGATVGRPHIADALVAAGLAPDRSSCFETILSVRGRYYVPYHAPDTVEAVEMVRAAGGVPVMAHPRAAARGRVVTDAVVAAMAAAGLAALEIDHRDHTAADVEHLEALASRLGLARTGSSDYHGAGKPNRLGERTTAPAVLSMIESEGFLPVVRP
- a CDS encoding MarC family protein, producing MSDYIDLTLMSTTFFTLFVIMDPPGTVPVFLALTSRMTGAQRRAAARQATLVAFGVILTFTLFGQYILGFLHISVPALQLSGGLLLLLVAMELLTGQAEEPTPSASGVNVALVPLGTPLLAGPGAIVAAMLAVEQSDGSTGDRVAIGLALVAIHVVLWLAMRFAVVIHRVLGEGGTTLVTRLAGLLLAAIAVQLMADAVFAFLDARG
- a CDS encoding DEAD/DEAH box helicase, translated to MTETNASGVLDVVETPVLPVTDEITPDITDDGTATAHLEEKSFADFGVSEPIVGALRDVGITHPFPIQALTLPVALSGHDIIGQAKTGTGKTLGFGIPLLERVFAPGEDGWDDLEGAGAPQGLVIVPTRELAKQVADDLTAASRRRSVRIVQVYGGRAYEPQIEALGRGAEVVVGTPGRLIDLLKQRILDLSRVRTVVLDEADEMLDLGFLPDVETLLSKTPPTRHTMLFSATMPGAVVAMARRYMSRPTHIRAQDPDDQGATVKNTRQVVYRAHALNKVEVLSRILQADGRGLTIVFTRTKRTAAKVADDLAERGFASAAIHGDLGQGAREQALRAFRAGKVDVLVATDVAARGIDVDDVTHVVNYQCPEDEKIYLHRIGRTGRAGNTGTAVTFVDWDDMPRWSLINKALGLGAAEPIETYHTSPHLYADLSIPEATTGRLPRSARTRAGLAAEEIEDLGETGKRHGGGRTGGGRGREGDRGREGDRGRDGGRGHDGGRGRGSHAERPAESDPERPRRSRSRRRTRGGQPAEDTQG
- a CDS encoding DUF3107 domain-containing protein, whose amino-acid sequence is MEITIGVRNVAREISLESTQSPDEVLAAVRTSLKDAAPLVLEDEKGRHVVVPAEALGFVELGPTEQRRVGFGLV
- a CDS encoding DUF3152 domain-containing protein — its product is MRPAPATVATLLALAGLVAPAAALAPATAAGPVATAVLVSASARTPDPDISAWPPAGTERSERARAGLTADEVPAAASGNLVTVPGSAEAPRPAQGVRTVRVQFEEGLPVDGTAFAQLVMDVLNDERGWGHDGSVAFARTDGEAEISVVLASGATTDQLCVPLRTMGEYSCGRNGRAVLNAERWSSGAESFLAAGADLTDYREYLVNHEVGHLLGRPHVTCPAPGTVAPVMVQQSIDLGGCLPNGWDALAG